Proteins co-encoded in one Cinclus cinclus chromosome 17, bCinCin1.1, whole genome shotgun sequence genomic window:
- the RPLP0 gene encoding large ribosomal subunit protein uL10: protein MPREDRATWKSNYFMKIIQLLDDYPKCFIVGADNVGSKQMQQIRMSLRGKAVVLMGKNTMMRKAIRGHLENNPALEKLLPHIRGNVGFVFTKEDLTEIRDMLLANKVPAAARAGAIAPCDVTVPAQNTGLGPEKTSFFQALGITTKISRGTIEILSDVQLIKTGDKVGASEATLLNMLNISPFSFGLVIQQVFDNGSIYNPEVLDITEETLHKRFLEGVRNVASICLQIGYPTIASVPHSIINGYKRVLAVAVETDYTFPLAEKVKAFLADPSAFVAAMPVVAEAAAPAAAAAAAPAKEAAKEESEESDEDMGFGLFD, encoded by the exons ATGCCCAGGGAAGACAGGGCTACGTGGAAGTCCAACTATTTTATGAAAATCATT CAACTTCTGGATGATTACccaaaatgtttcattgtggGAGCAGACAACGTGGGATCCAAGCAGATGCAGCAGATCCGTATGTCCCTGCGTGGAAAAGCTGTTGTGCTGATGGGGAAGAACACGATGATGCGCAAAGCTATTCGTGGTCATCTGGAGAATAACCCTGCACTAGAAAA GCTGCTGCCTCACATCCGTGGGAACGTGGGCTTTGTCTTCACTAAGGAGGATCTGACTGAGATCCGGGACATGCTGCTGGCTAATAAG GTGCCAGCTGCTGCCCGTGCTGGTGCTATTGCTCCTTGTGATGTGACTGTGCCAGCTCAGAACACGGGCCTTGGACCCGAGAAGACCTCCTTTTTCCAGGCCTTGGGCATCACCACGAAGATTTCCAGAGGGACCATTGAAATTCTG AGCGATGTGCAGCTTATCAAGACCGGAGACAAAGTGGGTGCCAGTGAAGCCACCCTGCTCAACATGCTGAACATCTCCCCGTTCTCCTTCGGGTTGGTGATCCAGCAGGTCTTTGACAATGGCAGCATTTACAACCCTGAAGTGCTGGACATCACCGAGGAGACCTTGCACAAGCGCTTTCTGGAG GGTGTTCGAAACGTTGCCAGCATCTGTCTGCAAATTGGGTACCCAACCATTGCGTCCGTACCCCACTCCATCATCAATGGGTACAAGCGTGTCCTGGCCGTGGCGGTGGAGACTGACTACACCTTTCCACTGGCTGAAAAG GTGAAGGCCTTCCTGGCCGACCCCTCAGCTTTTGTGGCAGCCATGCCTGTGGTAGCTGAAGCAGCTGcacctgctgctgccgctgctgctgctccagcgaAGGAGGCAGCGAAGGAGGAGTCGGAGGAGTCTGACGAGGATATGGGATTTGGTCTCTTTGACTAA
- the PXN gene encoding paxillin, whose product MDDLDALLADLESTTSHISKRPVFLTEETPYSYPTGNHTYQEIAVPPPVPPPPSNEALNGTVIDPIDQWQPNTPRYGHQQPQSQSPIYSSSAKSSSASIPRDGLSSPTPRASEEEHVYSFPNKQKSAEPSPTMTSSSLGSNLSELDRLLLELNAVQHTPASGFTADEAGRSPSLPSVAGPHYVVPENSSSGGGKAAPPTKEKPKRNGARGIEDVRPSVESLLDELESSVPSPVPAITVSQGEVSSPQRVTASQQQTRISASSATRELDELMASLSDFKFMAQGKAGSSSPPSTASKPGSQLDTMLGSLQSDLNKLGVATVAKGVCGACKKPIAGQVVTAMGKTWHPEHFVCTHCQEEIGSRNFFERDGQPYCEKDYHNLFSPRCYYCNGPILDKVVTALDRTWHPEHFFCAQCGAFFGPEGFHEKDGKAYCRKDYFDMFAPKCGGCARAILENYISALNTLWHPECFVCRECFTPFVNGSFFEHDGQPYCEVHYHERRGSLCSGCQKPITGRCITAMGKKFHPEHFVCAFCLKQLNKGTFKEQNDKPYCQNCFLKLFC is encoded by the exons ACGCCTTACTGGCAGACCTGGAATCCACCACCTCACATATCTCCAAACGACCGGTATTTCTCACAGAGGAAACTCCTTACTCCTACCCAACTGGAAACCACACGTACCAAGAGATTGCTGTGCCACCCCCGGTGCCCCCACCACCATCCAACGAGGCCCTGAATGGCACCGTGATCGACCCCATAGACCAGTGGCAACCCAACACACCCAGATACGGCCACCAGCAG CCTCAGTCCCAGTCTCCTATATACAGCTCTAGTGCCAAAAGCTCCAGTGCCTCCATTCCCAGAGACGGACTCAGCTCTCCTACTCCCCGTGCCAGTGAAGAGGAACACGTCTACAG TTTCCCAAACAAGCAGAAGTCTGCAGAACCATCTCCCACAATGACCAGCTCCTCTCTGGGCAGCAACCTCTCAGAACTGGACAGACTCCTTCTGGAACTGAATGCTGTTCAACATACTCCTGCCAGTGGCTTCACAGCAG ATGAGGCTGGCAGAAGCCCATCACTGCCCAGCGTGGCTGGCCCTCACTATGTTGTCCCAGAGAACAGCAGCTCAGGGGGAGGGAAGGCTGCACCCCCGACCAAAGAAAAGCCCAAGAGAAATGGTGCCCGTGGGATTGAAGATGTGCGTCCCAGTGTGGAGAGCCTGCTGGATGAGCTGGAGAGCTCTGTGCCAAGTCCAGT GCCTGCAATCACTGTGAGCCAGGGCGAGGTGAGCAGCCCCCAGCGTGTCACTGCCAGTCAGCAGCAGACCCGAATTTCTGCTTCTTCAGCTACACGAGAGCTGGATGAGCTGATGGCATCTCTCTCTGACTTTAAG TTCATGGCACAGGGaaaagctgggagcagctcccctCCATCCACAGCCTCCAAGCCAGGCAGTCAACTGGATACCATGCTGGGAAGTCTTCAGTCTGACCTGAATAAACTGGGTGTAGCTACAGTTGCCAAAGGTGTCTGCGGAGCCTGCAAGAAGCCTATTGCTGGGCAG GTAGTTACAGCCATGGGGAAAACCTGGCACCCTGAGCACTTCGTCTGCACCCACTGCCAGGAGGAGATCGGGTCTCGGAACTTCTTTGAGCGGGATGGGCAGCCCTACTGTGAGAAGGACTATCACAACCTCTTCTCTCCTCGCTGCTACTACTGCAATGGGCCCATCCTTGAT AAAGTGGTGACGGCTTTGGACAGGACATGGCACCCTGAACACTTTTTCTGTGCTCAGTGTGGAGCTTTCTTTGGACCTGAAG GATTTCATGAGAAGGATGGCAAAGCCTATTGCCGCAAGGACTACTTTGATATGTTTGCTCCCAAGTGTGGAGGCTGTGCCCGGGCTATCCTGGAAAACTACATCTCTGCCTTGAACACCCTGTGGCACCCTGAGTGCTTTGTCTGTCGG gaatgtTTCACCCCATTTGTCAACGGCAGCTTCTTCGAGCACGACGGGCAGCCCTACTGCGAGGTGCATTACCACGAGCGCCGCGGCTCGCTCTGCTCCGGCTGCCAGAAGCCCATCACGGGACGCTGCATCACTGCTATGGGCAAGAAATTCCACCCAGAACACTTTGTCTGTGCCTTCTGCCTCAAGCAGCTCAACAAAGGAACCTTCAAAGAGCAGAACGACAAACCCTACTGCCAGAACTGCTTCCTCAAGCTCTTCTGTTAG